Part of the Labrenzia sp. PHM005 genome is shown below.
ACAGTGTTGTTATTGCAGCGTGAGGCCAGCATTTAGGAAAGTGCTCAGTGTTCCAATTGGCTGTCAGACACCTATTCAGCCACAGACGGCTGCCGCCGCTGGCAGAGGTCTGACACGTGGCTCCCTCAATGCAACTACTACATTAGGGATGCTGCCTCAGAGCACAATGCATCGACTTTTCCCTTTTGGGATGAATCGTTACTCTTAATAAGGGAATTACAACTTAAGGCATTGCAGCGTCGCTATTGCCAATCGGGGTTTTTCAGGCTGATTCTATTCACCGCGCCGTGGAAATTGAAATCCAAGCCGCAGAATTTGCTGGGCGGTAAAACCAAAACGGCTACAGGTGATGAAATCAGCCTTGCCAAGAAATTTGTTGAGCATGTTTTTCGGGATTGAATGCTGTGTTTATGAGCCTTTTAGATAGATCAATACTAGTTTTATTGTTGGTGATCCTAATATCACTGGCAATACTAGTTAATCTTTATCGCACGCACCTATTTGATAAAATTGATCCGGATCTCAAGTATCATAGGTCAAATATAAGAGGTTACTCCCATTTTGACAGATTGAATGAGAATGTTCCTGAAAAAATGATCAAGGTGAATAGCTATACCACCAAGATTTTCTATTGTTCCTGTGCGGCAATTTTTATTGTTTGCATTCTAATCATTAATGCTTAGGTGGTGTTATGCAAGGTGCCGAATACTATATTGGCGGGCGTCTTTTTTTCTGGTCAGGAAGGGTTTGAGTTTAGAGATCCGAAGCTCTAAACGGCCGTACCGCGGGCAATCACTTGGGCACCCAGCTTTTTCAAGGCGGCGCGCAGCCGGTCATTTTCAACGGCTTCCAGGCTCGCATCGAGCTTTTGTTCTTCTGACCGTGTCAGAGGTCGAAGAGCCTTGCGCGGCAGGGTTCGTTTCACAGCAACCGGCTTTTGCTGGATCTTGATGCGGCCGATCGCCGCCCAGCCATAGAAGGTGTTGATGCGTTCAATCACTTGCGGGCTGTCATGGGAGAGCATCAAGGCAGTGGGCCCATCCGTGTGCACTACAAGCGTTGCCGGCTGCGGCGGGCGCTCCGGATCACTCAACTCCGGCTGGCGTGGCCAGACGAGCCGGTCCGGCTGCACTCTGGTTCCATACCGTTCGCCGACAATGTCAGCCCAGGAGGCAATGATATCGACGGAGGCAAAACCACGTTTCTTGCAGGCAGGGGTCATCGCTTTGCCGACCAAATCGGCAAGCACTTTCGCGCCCTTTGGATTTGCCTTCTTCGCGGTTATGACCTACCTCCTTTTGTCTGCCAGTCTTGCCTTGAGCCAGATGCAGACACCGGTCCCTTAGCCTATGTGTTTCAATAGAATAAGACAAAATGAAGACGAATACTTTAACTCCCGTCTTGCGCCAGGCTTATCACCGCAATTGTCCCCAGACTATCCAAAGCAGCCGCAGGCTTGGGTGGACCATAAGTCAGTAAGACGATGAGCAACACTCCACTTTCTTCAAGTTTGCTTGATTGGTATGACCGCCACGCCCGCTCCCTACCCTGGCGCGTGAGCCCGGAAAACCGCCGTCTTGGCGAAATTCCCGACCCCTACCGCATTTGGCTGTCGGAAGTCATGCTGCAGCAAACAACTGTCGCAGCTGTCAAATCCTATTTTGAAACCTTCACCCGGACTTGGCCGACGGTAAACGCCTTGGCCGTTGCAGATGAAGAAGACGTGATGAAGGCCTGGGCCGGGCTTGGCTATTATTCCCGGGCCCGGAACCTGAAGAAATGCGCAGATCTCGTTGCGAAAGACTATGGCGGCAAATTCCCGGACACGGAAGAAGCTCTCCTAAAACTGCCTGGCATCGGCCCTTACACCGCCGCCGCTATCGCCACGATCGCCTTTGACCAGCATGCCGCCGTGGTCGACGGCAATGTGGAGCGGGTTCTCTCGCGCCTGAACGTGATCGAAACACCGCTGCCCGGTGCCAAGCCCGAGATAAAAGCCGTGATGGCGGAACTGACACCGGAAGACCGGCCTGGCGATTTTGCGCAAGCCGTGATGGATCTCGGCGCCACCATCTGCACGCCGAAGAAACCAGCTTGTGCGCTCTGTCCTTGGTGGGAGGACTGTCAGGGCCATGCCTCTGGTCTGGCGGAGACCCTGCCCCGCAAAGCGCCCAAAACCAAAAAACCGACACGCTACGGCGCGGCCTTTGTCGCCGTCGATCAGACAAGCGGCGCTGTCCTTTTACGCCGGCGTCCGCCGGAAGGTCTGCTCGGCGGCATGAGCGAAGTTCCAGGCACCCACTGGGCAGAGGATTTTGATCTGGACAACTGCCTGTCGTCTGCGCCGTTTCCTGCGGATTGGGCCAAATGTTTCGGTGAGGTGAAACATACGTTTACCCACTTTCACCTGAAACTGACGGTCTACCGGGCTGAAGTTGCTGCGGCCACAGCCGGTCTAGAGGACTGTTGGTGGTCGCTACCGGAGGCTGTTCAGGGTGAAGCCCTGCCAACCGTCATGCGCAAGGTGCTCGGTGCGGCTTTGGATTGAATCCATCCGAAGCAACTTGTCACCCCGGGCGAACACAGTGAAGACCCGGGGCCCACTCGCAAATCATCTTGCCGTAGCATGCCTTTGCGTTTTCTGGACGCTCTGCAAATGAGTAGGCCCCGGCGCTTCGGCCGGGGCGACAGAATGGGTTGCTTGGAACTGAACCGGCATTCACGGCCGCATAACCCGCCCACGCAGACCGATAGCCGCCAGATCACTTCATCTCGCGAATAAATGGAGAAATACTTTTTCCTCATCCAATTCGGAAAGCCATCCGTAGATCTCCCCGTTGCAAGCAAAGAACTCTGCAAGATTTGTTTCTGGATAATCAATTTCCGGAGCGGAGTTTCTTTGGCTGAATTCTAAGCAAGGGAGTCCTCTTCATGAAGCTGATCCAGAAACTCGCAGTCGCACTGCTCCTCGTTTTGCCGTTCTCTTCTGCTCAGGCAGGGAACAAAGACATCGTTGACACCGCCGTTGGTGCGGGAACGTTCAACACATTGGTGGCTGCTGTTCAGGCCGCCGAACTGGTTGACACGCTGAAAGGCGATGGTCCGTTCACTGTCTTCGCGCCGACCGATGAAGCCTTCGCAAAACTGCCAGCCGGTACGGTTGAAGACCTGTTGAAGCCGGAAAACAAAGACAAGCTGATCGCTGTCCTGACCTATCATGTGGTGCCGGGCAAGGTCATGTCTTCTGACATCGCAGGCAAAAAAGCCGACGTCGCCTCTGTTCAAGGCGACACCATTGCCGTTGACGCAACCAATGGTGTGAAGGTCGATGGTGCGAGCGTGGTCACCGCCGACATCGAAACCTCCAACGGTGTCATTCACGTCATCGACAGCGTGATCCTTCCGTCCTCCTAAGACAGTAACCTCCTGCTATCTCCTCAGGCAAAGTGCAGGCGCAGTTCACTCTGAACTGCGTCTGCTACTTTTTTGCAGATTACATCCGGCTTAATGTGATAATTTTCGAAAACCTGAAGAAAATAAACGGCGCTCTGATTCAACAAATTTCTGAAAAAAAACAACAAATCGCCCCTAGACTTCTAATGTAGAACCATTCTAAAGTACGGAAAATTTCGGCTAGAAGGAGAGATGGCCATGAAAGGGAATGAGAAAGTTATTGCCTGTTTGAACGAGGCACTTTTCCTCGAGCTCGGCGCTATCAATCAATACTGGCTGCACTACCGGATGCTGGCGGATTGGGGCTATGCGAAGCTGGCGAAAAAAGAACGCGAAGAGTCCATCGAAGAGATGGAACATGCAGATAAGCTGGTCGACCGCATCATCTTCCTCGAAGGTCTGCCGAACATGCAGAAGGTCGGCCCTTTGCGCATCGGCCAGGACATCAAGGAAGTTCTGGAAGCCGATCTGGCAGGCGAATATGACGCCCGCACGTCCTACAAGAAGTCCCGCGATGTCTGTAAGGAAGAAGGCGACTATGTCTCCATGGCGCTGTTTGAAGAGCTGCTGAAAGACGAAGAAGGCCACATTGACTTCCTCGAAACCCAGCTTGACCTTCTGGAAAAGATCGGCGTCGAGCGGTACGGCATGCTCAATGCGGCCTCAGCGGACGAAGCCGAATAAGCAGCTTCTACGGCATTGTGCTTCAACAAAAGCGCGGCTCACAGGGCCGCGCTTTTTTGTTTCTCCGAAATGGCAAACCTGAACCCAATTGGAATTACTTAAAAGTCGTTTTTGAGACCGTCTAAAACCAGCGGTCGCCGGATGGTTTTCACTGTCCGGCGCTCGGCAAGGCTAAAGTGACCCGGTTATTTTGCCGGAACACCACAACCAACACCATTGGATGCTTATCCCTTTTTTGCTATAATAAGTTGCGGCAAATAACAACAATTTCGAACCAGGTTATTTCTCGTGGCTGAAGACACCCCTGAAATGTCTTCTGGATCACAGTCCAGCAGACAGAGCTTTGTTCTAGGGCTTGCCGGTCTGGTGCTTGGCTTCTTGGGCGGCTCCGGCGGAATGGCGCTCGGCTTTTATGACCGGATATTTCCGGAAAACAAATCGCCAACCGCAAGTCTGGAAGTTTATCCCGGCAGCGGTGAGGCGCCGCATCGCGCCCTCTTGATCGCATCCGGATCATCCGATCCCGAGGGGGGCGATTTGCGCTTTGCCTGGAAAATCAATTCCGACAGCATGAACGCATCGGACCCGGTCATAGAACACACGTTCAACGAACCGGGCAGATACGCAGTCAATGTGAATGTCCAGGATACGGCCAACCTAACCGCCACGACAGCAAGGGTGATTGAAGTCAAAGAAGCGTTTGACCGGAACTCATTTCTCCAAACTGTCGACGGCATCGAAGACCGGATTGAGCTTGGTGATTTTGTTGGCGCGATCGATATCGCCAACCCCGTTCGTTATGCCTGCGGCACACGCGTTCCCCCACAGGAATGCGCCAAAATTCACCGGCTGGCCGCAGAAGCCCATCGCAATCGCGGCGAATTTGACCATGGCGTTTCGGCGATGAAAATCGCAGTAAGCCTGCACCCCGATGATGTGTTCTACAAGGTCGAAATGGCGACACATTATCTCTTGGTTGGCAGAGGGGACAAAGCGACTGAGCAGTTGGAACCGCTTCTTGCAGATCAAACTGGCGGCACACCGGTTGTCTATTTTGCGGCCCTCGCCCGCGCAATGCAGTCAGATTACGACAAAGCAATCGAGCTCTTGAGCCCGGTGCGTGGCCGGCTGGGGCCATATCATCAGGCGGTCAATTTTACACATCAGGTCGTTGACGTCCTGTCCAGCGATGCCACGGAATTCCAGGAAGCTGGCAAGGTGCGGACGATTTTGTGCGAAGAACCCAAGTTCAAACAGGTCATTGCCTCCGGAAAGCTTTTTAGGAACGCGCATCTCCAAAGCCTGCATGTGATGGTTAGCCAGTTGACCATGCAGGATCATGCGCGGTTGACATCAGCATTGGAGAATGCGGCATGCGAGTAGTCAGATGGGCAATTGTCCTTTGCCTCACGCTTTCTTCCAGTATGTTTATGTCCGCAGCGCTGGCCGGTTTTGGCGGCGCAAATCTGCGGATCGTTCACACCTTTTCGGCGGATCATCCGGTTCATCTGCGGCTCAAGGAGATGCTGCCCGAACTGCAGGAAGCGTCCGATTATACGGTGCGATTTGAGCTCTATTCGGCCGATGAAGTTGGCGGATGGCGCCAAATAGTCCGCGGATTGGATGGGGGGCGTTACGACTTTGTCCTGAGCCGCGCCGACCTTCTTGCAGCCAATGGCATCGATATCGGCCCGTTAGGACGAAGCGATCTCTTCATAGATTTCTCCACGTGGAAAAATCTGCCCGAAAGCTCAGGCGAAGACGCCGTCAAAGAGCTTTTTGCGGAAAGCGGCCTCGACTTTTTGGGCGCGGCCTGGCTCTCATCGGATTATCTGGTTGCCCAAACCGATGTCGAAGACTTGTCGGACCTTCAAGGCCTCATTGTGCGGACACCCTCCGATACAATGTCTTCAGACCTTTATAAAATGCTCGGTATGGAACCAGTCACCATCGGGTTGCACGAAACTTTTTTGGCCATGGAACGGGGTATGGTCGATGCCGCCGTTCTGACGGCTTCCGGTTCGTACTGGACAACCTATTGGGATACCAGTGCCAAGCTAACGGGCCACGGCAACACCTTGATCAGCGACCCGGTCGGCGGCCAGGTCGCGTGGCTGGTAGCCCGCAACAATTGGCAGGAAAAGCTGGACGACTTTACAGCCTCTCAGGTCAAGAAAGTGCTTGGAGAGGCGATGCTGCGTTTGGGCACAGACCTGCACGCCTCCCAGCAAAACCTTCTAAAATCCGTGTCTCAAAAAGGGGCGACATTAACCCATTTGAGCGACCAGGACCGGGATCAAATGATAAATGCGGTCCAAGAAGCCTGGCGGACAAGCTTTTCGCCCCGAGACCGCAGTATTGCCGAGCGGATGGTCGGAAGCAGGTAGCCTAATTAGTGACTGTACCGCCATGTCCGCGAAACTTTTGAACCTTTGAGGCTGCAGGGGCATCCGTAGCTGGACCTCAAGTAAAGCCAGCTCTTTGAGCCGTTCTTATTTTGCTGTGATTACTTTTGGCCCCGCTGCGGGCAGGCCACCCGGCATCATCAAAACCCCTATAAATTGCAACTAATATTTCTTATATTTATGATTGCATTACCTTACGTCAGCATGCCACACTCCCCGCGGTCCCCAAACACCGAAGAGGCGAGCCATGCCAGAGCATTTCCGGAACATCGCGATCATGAATAGCGCCGTAGTCCTCGGCGTTTTGATGTCGACAGACGTCTCAGCCCAGAACTGCGATGCGATCTGCACCAACGGCGAAAGCTGTATCTCGGCAGCCGTTTACCCCTATGTGCCAGATATGGGCGCCTTTACCTCCGCTATCTGCTCGGCATGGCAGTCGGCAGGCCAAACCGAAAAGCTCTATCTGATCGCAGATGAGACTGTCTGGGACGGCGGGTACGATTCCAATCCAGTCTATACAAACGGCAGCGGCAGCCAGGTTCCGATCGATGTCTTTGTCTATGACGCGATGTATCTGGAGTACTGGAAAACGCAAACTGCGCAAATTCCGGCAGCGCAGATCACCAATCAGTCGGATTTCGTGCCTTATGCAGAAACCGCACTCAAATTGCCCAACAATGATATGTATGCGCTGCCCATGTTGGGCTGCACCAACATCATGTTCTACCGCAACGGCGATACTGGCATGGGCGGCGTGACGACGCTGTCGGAGTTCGAGCAGGTCAATCCTGATGGCATTTACATCAGCCCAGTGCCTTTCGGTATGACAGGCGCGATGATGAATATGGCCGGCAAAACGACCATCGGTGTCAACTATATGGTCAAAGGCTATCTGGACACCGGCACTTGGCCATCAATGAGCCAGCTCGATCAATCGATCATCCAATCTCTTGCGGATATTTCTGAAACAGCAAGCTATTACAATGCATTGACCGGAGCCATCCCGCCTTTACAAGGTGTGGAAGACCAATATGTCCGGGCGGGATATTTCAGTGCTGGCTATGGCCGCACATCCATCGGATTTTCTGAGAGTATGTCTCAGATGTCGGCCTCCACACGCCAGAATTTGCGGCTCCGCGCCTTCCCGTGGACGGACAACACCGCGTCACCGAATATGTTTTATGCCGATGTTGCGGGTGTGAACCGCAATTCGCCGTTCCTTGCGAACAACGGAACGCTACCGTTTGTGCTGGCGAACATTATGACCGAGCAGGCAACTGTGCAAAACGCCATCGCACCGTCGGGTGGTGACCTCTCCTATCTCTTTCCGGCCCGGACCAGTGTCCTGAATGCACTGAGCTCGGTTGATCCGCTCTATGGACAGATGTCGGACATCTTGAACGCAAAAACCACACAGCTCGTCAGCATGCCGACGACCGACCGGACCGCGTTTCACAGTTTCGGCGGCAATGTTCAATCGGCAGTTCTAGGAACCTTTAGCGGGCACTGCGATCTGGAAAGCACAACGTTCCCAGGGGACAATTCTCAAGCCCCTTCAATCTGTTCGCCGCTTTGCCAGTCGGCAGGCGGCTGGGTTGGCTCTTGGACCAACCAATCGCCCCCAGCCTGGCCGGGATACTCGGCATGTGGCTGTTCAAAGTGCATCCAGGCGTCTCCTCTGCCGCAATCCGTTCAAGAGGAAGAAGCAACCACAATGGTGCAATCCGGCCCAGCTCTGAAACGCTATATGCGTAACTAGACTTCGCCGGTCTGAAATCGAAACGCGGCCCCGCAAAGGCCGCGTTTTCTTGTTTGCTTGGGCCGTTACTGAAACGCGGTTTCGGCAAAGCTTCTGAGTTTGCGGGAATGCAGGCGGTCGGCGGGCATGTCGCGCATCTTTTCGAGCGATCTAATGCCGATCTCAAGATGTTGGGCAACCTGGCGCTTGTAAAAATCCGTCGCCATGCCCGGCAGCTTCAATTCGCCGTGCAGCGGCTTGTCGGAGATGCAGAGCAGCGTTCCATATGGCACGCGGAAGCGGAAACCGTTGGCGGCAATGGTCGCCGATTCCATATCGAGCGCAATCGCGCGGGACTGGGAGAACCGTTTGACCAGTTCCGGCTGATCCCAGAGTTCCCAATTCCGGTTGTCCAGCGAGACGACGGTCCCGGTGCGCATTACACGCTTTAGATCATAGCCGTCATAGCCGGTGACTTCCGCAACCGCATCTTCCAACGCGACCTGGACTTCGGCCAGCGGCGGAATTGGCACCCATGTCGGCAGATCTTGATCCAAAACGTTGTCATCGCGCACATACCCATGGGCAAGCACATAATCGCCCAGCGTCTGACTGTTTCGAAGGCCCGCGCAGTGTCCCAGCATCAGCCAGACATGAGGGCGCAGAACGGCAACATGGTCGGTGATCGTCTTGGCGTTGGAGGGGCCAACCCCAATGTTGACCATAGTAATGCCGCCGCCGTCGGCGCGCTTTAAGTGATAGGCGGGCATTTGCGGCAGTTTGGCCGGCTCCACACCACTGCAGGGAGCCGTTTCTCCAGCCTTGGTCAGCACATTTCCGGGCGAGACAAAGGCCTCATAACCGCTGTCCGGATCTGCCAGGAACTCCTGGGACATGCGGCAGAACTCGTCGATGTAAAACTGATAGTTCGTGAAAAGCACATAGTTCTGAAAGTGCTCTGCGGCGGTCGCCGTATAGTGTTGCAACCGGTGCAAGGAATAGTCGACGCGCGGCGCGGTGAATGAGGCCAGCGGCATCACGCCATCGGCCGGATCATAGGTGCCATTGGCAATGGAATCGTCCATCACCGTCAGATCCGGCAGATCGAACATATCGGCCAGCGGCCGGTCGAGGTGCGCTGCCGCCGCACCACCTTCCACATGAGTGCCGTCATAAAAGGCAAAATGCAGCGGGATTGGCATGTCACTGTCGCCGATCAGGACCGGAACCTCATGGTTCTTCATCAACAGTGACAACTGGTCTTCCAGATAGTGCCGGTAAAGGTCCGGCCGCGTGATGGTCGACGCGTGACTTCCGGGACCGGAGACAAAGCCATAGGACAAGCGGCTGTCATGGCGGATATGGCTGTCGGTGACGATTTGAACCTGCGGATAAAACGCCCGCACCCGATGATCGAGCTTCTTCCCGTCGAGAAGCCCCTGAAAGTGTTTTCTCAAAAAGGCTGTATTGTCTTCAAAAATCTCAATGAGCCGTTCAACGGCTGCCTTGGCATCGCTGAAGACTTCAAGAGGGTGCGCCGGCGCCAAACGTGTTGGCCGCGCTTTTTGCTGAAAAGCCCTATGGATCGGGTTGGTCATTAAAATCATCCTTATTGTTGTTATCCTTCAACCCTCTCGCCAGATGCCTCTGCGGTCAATAGCGGAACAACATTTTTTGAATATTTTTTCAGGCGAAGAAAATATTTTCGCAGCTAGCATTGTAAAACATCGCGAGGTGGACTTTCGCGGTTTCGGGCGAGCCGATAAGCTCAGGGCGGTCCACCACTTGAGGTTTAATATGTTCCGCTCGATGCAGTCTCTCCTTCTTGGCATAGTCGCTCTTCTGGCAGTTGGCAGCGCCCAGGCTGAAAACCTTCCGGACCTGAAAGGCCGGGAGATCGTTGTCGCCTCTGAAAACACCTACCCGCCGATGCAATTCATCGATCCGGCAACGGGCCAGCCGGCAGGCTGGGAATATGATGCTGTTGCAGAAATCGCCAAGCGGCTGAACGCGACGATTGCGTACGAAAACCTCAGCTGGGACGCCATGATCCCGGCCATTTCAGCCGGTGAATACGACATGGCCATGAACGGTATCACCATCCGCGCCGACCGGGCGGAAAAGGTCGACTTCTCTGCGCCTTACATCCGGTCTGAAATGTTCATGCTGGTGCGCGCCGATGAAGACCGGTTTTCCAGACCGGAAGAGTTCGCCGCCAACGCCGATTTTCTGGCAGGCGCACAGCCAGGCACAACGCCCTTTTATGTCACCGTCTATGAAGTCCTGGACGGCGATGAAACCAATCCGCGCATCAAACTGTTCGAAACCTTCGGCGCGGCGGTTCAGGCACTCAAAACCGGCGATGTTGATCTGGTCCTGACCGACAGCACCGGCGGACAAGGGTATGTGACCGCCAATCCGGACACGTTTAAACTTGTGGGCGACCCGATGGGCTCTGAAGACTTCGGTTTTATCTTTCCAAAAGGCTCGGACTTGATCGCGCCCATCAATGCGGCCATCGCCAGCCTGCGTGCCGACGGCACTTTGGAAGCGCTGAACAAAAAGTGGTTCTTTGACTATAAGGCAGCGCAATAAGTCCGGTCGTAGGAACACTCACCCAGGCGGTAAAGGATACGCTGTCGCCATAGGCACGGAAGTCATCCCCGGCGCAGCAAAGCGGAGACCGGGGATCTACTCGTTTGCAGAGATTTCCGGCCAAAGTCCAATGCCTGCAGCAAGCGGCAATGAGAGTAGATCCCCGGACATATCCGGTTTCGGGGGCGGGGATGACATACGGCAAAAATCTTGTTTCCTAATCCCGCAAAACAGAACGTTAAAGCAGGACAATTTGAATATGCAATTGCCCTGTCCGCAAGCGGAGTTTCCGATAGCCGCAACCTAAAACTCAGCTATTCTTTCTCACTTTAGTGCACTCAATCCCCTCTCCGGAACGCCAATCACAGGCACACCTCATGCTTTCAAAAAAGTCCAAAGCGAATGCTCAGCAACAAGACTTTCCCTATTGGCTGCTGGCGGCCTGTCTGATTGCGGTTTTTTTCCTGATTCAGATCGCCACCGACGACATCTATTCAAAGGTCATGGCGACCGTGTCCCGGGGGATCGGCATTACCATCTTTGTTACGCTGACGGCCTTTTTGTTCGCCTCAATGCTGGGCCTGCTATTGGCGGTTGCTTCCTTGTCCGGATCAACTCTCCTGCGCCAAACCGCCCGCTTTTACATCGAGATTGTGCGCGGCCTGCCCATCATCGTGCTGCTTCTTTACATAGCCTTTGTCGGCACGCCATTGATCGTGATGGGGCTTAACGCGGTTCTGGAGCCACTCGGAATAGATACCCTCCGCACCCGCGACTTTCCGTTGTTGTGGCGGGCCATCACAGCGCTGACGATTGGCTATTCAGCTTTCATCGCCGAAGTTTTCCGGGCCGGCATTCAAGCGGTGGACACCGGTCAGATCGAGGCGGCCAAGGCTCTCGGCCTCGGCCGCTGGCTGCGGTTCCGGCTGATCATCTTCCCGCAAGCGCTCAAAACCATCCTGCCGCCCCTCGGCAATGACTTTGTCGCTATGGTCAAAGACAGTTCCTTGGTGTCCGTTCTGGGTGTCACTGACATCACCCAGCTCGGTAAGGTCTATGCCGCAGGGTCCTTCCGTTATCTGGAAACCTATAATGTGGTGGCGCTCATTTATCTGATGATGACCATCTCGCTGTCCCTCGCCTTGCGAAAGTTTGAGCGGACAAAGGATACCAAGGCGGGGTAGCTTTTTATGGATAAAGACATGAAAGGCCCCCTAGTTAAACAAGCCGGGCGCGAGCTCCTGCGCGAGGGGGATCTGCCAAAGATCCGAGGCGCTTTTGCTCAAGCCATGATCCGGTTCAACAACCATATGGAACGGGTGCCATTGTCACCGGAAGAGATGAGGCAGTTTCTTTCATTCCGGCTCGATACGGTATGGAAGGCTAAAAAACGATCCGACAGGTGGTTAGGCCGCCTGTTCAATCTTTTGACAGTTGGAGATCCCGACTACTTGCAAATGTCGGGTGCCCGGACCGGGGAAGTCTTGGCATTGGCGGGCTATGATGTCCCCGATGTGCTTGACGCTTTGACAGAATACCATGTCAGGCGCGATGTCGTGGAAAAAGCCTATTCCAACCTCAACAGACGACAAGGCCCAAACGACTGATTGTTCAAAGCCTATTGCATTATGATGCTAACCTTGATGATCTCATGACCGTGAAACTGTTCGTGGATTTTCCGAATGAAGACATTTGAAGAAATCGAAGCACTGGCCATCGAGAAAAAGGGCGGCGCAGATCAGCTCACGGCGCTGCTCGCGCAAAACGACTATATGAAGTCCCCGGAAGAGCTGGAGAAAGTCGGCGATGACCGCTGGCTGGCGATGTTCACCAAGACGATATTTCAGGCCGGGTTTTCCTGGAAGGTGATTGAGAAGAAGTGGCCGGGTTTTGAAGAAGCCTTTGAAGGGTTTGATACCGCCCGTCTTGCCTTTTTACCCGATGAAGCCTTTGAAGAGCTGCTTCACAACAAGGACATTGTCCGCAATGCCATGAAGATTAAATCCGTGCAAGCGAACGCGGTCTTCCTGCGGGATCTGGCGCAGGAACACGGCAGCGCGTCAAAGTTCTTTGCTGAGTATCCGGTCGAGGATCAAATCGGCCTGATGGAGCTTTTGAAAAAGCGCGGCAGCCGGCTTGGCGGCAACTCCGGCCAGTATGCGCTTCGCTTCATGGGAAAGGAGAGTTTCATCCTCTCACGCGACGTGGTTAACGCTCTTATCCGTGAAAATGTCATTGGCAATGAGTCCATGTCGAAAAAAAATCTGAACGCGATTCAGGCCGCTTTTAACCATTGGCGGTCAACTTCCGGCCGCTCGATGAATGAAATCAGCAGAATTCTGGCGTTTTCGGTCGGACCCTCTCATTAACTTCTCATTTAACTTTTACCATTGTAAACAAAGCATTGATTCAAAGAGAATTTTTGTTTTGACCGCTTAACGCCTGATTTACCAAAAGCGGTAACCAT
Proteins encoded:
- a CDS encoding AMP nucleosidase: MTNPIHRAFQQKARPTRLAPAHPLEVFSDAKAAVERLIEIFEDNTAFLRKHFQGLLDGKKLDHRVRAFYPQVQIVTDSHIRHDSRLSYGFVSGPGSHASTITRPDLYRHYLEDQLSLLMKNHEVPVLIGDSDMPIPLHFAFYDGTHVEGGAAAAHLDRPLADMFDLPDLTVMDDSIANGTYDPADGVMPLASFTAPRVDYSLHRLQHYTATAAEHFQNYVLFTNYQFYIDEFCRMSQEFLADPDSGYEAFVSPGNVLTKAGETAPCSGVEPAKLPQMPAYHLKRADGGGITMVNIGVGPSNAKTITDHVAVLRPHVWLMLGHCAGLRNSQTLGDYVLAHGYVRDDNVLDQDLPTWVPIPPLAEVQVALEDAVAEVTGYDGYDLKRVMRTGTVVSLDNRNWELWDQPELVKRFSQSRAIALDMESATIAANGFRFRVPYGTLLCISDKPLHGELKLPGMATDFYKRQVAQHLEIGIRSLEKMRDMPADRLHSRKLRSFAETAFQ
- a CDS encoding transporter substrate-binding domain-containing protein; the encoded protein is MFRSMQSLLLGIVALLAVGSAQAENLPDLKGREIVVASENTYPPMQFIDPATGQPAGWEYDAVAEIAKRLNATIAYENLSWDAMIPAISAGEYDMAMNGITIRADRAEKVDFSAPYIRSEMFMLVRADEDRFSRPEEFAANADFLAGAQPGTTPFYVTVYEVLDGDETNPRIKLFETFGAAVQALKTGDVDLVLTDSTGGQGYVTANPDTFKLVGDPMGSEDFGFIFPKGSDLIAPINAAIASLRADGTLEALNKKWFFDYKAAQ
- a CDS encoding amino acid ABC transporter permease, which produces MLSKKSKANAQQQDFPYWLLAACLIAVFFLIQIATDDIYSKVMATVSRGIGITIFVTLTAFLFASMLGLLLAVASLSGSTLLRQTARFYIEIVRGLPIIVLLLYIAFVGTPLIVMGLNAVLEPLGIDTLRTRDFPLLWRAITALTIGYSAFIAEVFRAGIQAVDTGQIEAAKALGLGRWLRFRLIIFPQALKTILPPLGNDFVAMVKDSSLVSVLGVTDITQLGKVYAAGSFRYLETYNVVALIYLMMTISLSLALRKFERTKDTKAG
- a CDS encoding DNA-3-methyladenine glycosylase I translates to MKTFEEIEALAIEKKGGADQLTALLAQNDYMKSPEELEKVGDDRWLAMFTKTIFQAGFSWKVIEKKWPGFEEAFEGFDTARLAFLPDEAFEELLHNKDIVRNAMKIKSVQANAVFLRDLAQEHGSASKFFAEYPVEDQIGLMELLKKRGSRLGGNSGQYALRFMGKESFILSRDVVNALIRENVIGNESMSKKNLNAIQAAFNHWRSTSGRSMNEISRILAFSVGPSH